The Bacteroidota bacterium genome segment CAGATTATTTTCATGAATCATTTATGCAAATTATTAGCCTTTATTAGCTTATTTAATAACCATCTCATTTTTGAAAACTAGATTTATTAAATTTTTTAAACCCTTGATTGTTCAACCTACAAACTGATTTTGAACGAATTATTATCATAAAACACAATTTATAATATTAATACTTAAGGCTATGAAAAGAAAGTCATTACAATTCGTTATTAGAACTTGTATCCTGCTAATAACCATTTTAAACACTAACCTAAAAGCTTATAATCAAGTAGGGCAAACCGAAGGATTTGCTAAATTTCAAGTTGATTTCATCAGTGCAATTCATGATGATTCTTTTAGGGGCTTCACTCTAACGGAGAAAGATATTGCAGGATCCCCCTATCTTTCAAATGAATTTATATTTGGCTTAGTTATGACTAATGATAATGTAACTTATGCAGGGATTCCATTGCGCTATAATATATTTAATGATGAGATGGAATTTAAAATCTCAAATGACACCATACTTTCAATCACCAATCCGGAAATTATTAAAGAAATAAAATTTGGCGATGAGTCTTTTATATACCATAAAGTTAATAATAAAAAAGGTGGTTATTATAGTCTACGATGTACTGGTAAAGTTCAATTACTTGCAAAATATAAAATTATTTTCAATCCAGCTAAAGAACCTGAGCCGTACAAGGAAGCTACTCCTCCAACCTTTAGTAAGAAAAGCACAACTTACTGCATTAAACTAGAGGATGCCGATCCGGTATTAATCAATAATAATAAAGATATTGAAAATGCTTTTGGAAAAGAAAGTGATGAAATACTGGGGATTATCAAGAAAAATAAATTAAATGTTAAAAAAGAAAAGGATTTGATTCAGTTGGTTCAAATGATAAATCAGAAGTAAGGATCAAATTTTTCCAGATACTAAGTAAGTTTACTCTTTACAATTGAAGCAATTTGTTTGCTTTCAGCCTTACCGGCTAATTTTTTAGAGGCAAGCGCCATTACTTTTCCCATATCTTTCATTGAAGATGCGCCGGTTTCCTGAATAATTTTCTCAATAATCCTACCTACTTCTTCCTCACTAATTTGCTCAGGCAGATATTTTTGGATCACCTCAACCTGAAACAGCTCGACATCTGCCAATTCTTGCCTTTCCTGATTAAGATATATTTCAGCCGATTCTTTTCGTTGCTTCACCAATCGTTGCAATAACGAAATTTCGGCATCTTTGGATATTTCACCATCCTTTGAATCCTTCCCTGTCTTAACCAATAATAATGAAGCCTTAACTGCTCTCAATGCTTCCAAAGCTTTTGGATCCTTAGCTAACATCGCTTTTTTAATGTCTGCATTTACTTGTTCTTCCAGGCTCATTGTTCAATTATTTAAAATTCCTAATCAACATTATCGTGTAAAAATGAATTATTCTGTTTTAAACTTATTGAATCATTCTCATCCGGTTCTGATAAAGAAAACTTTGAAACTAAAGATTCTGAAGATGGACTGGGTTCAATTAGCTCAACATTCCTTCTCATGTAAGCCGGCTCTCTCTCGAGTTTTTCCAAATCTTCACGTGATTTAAGCCTGATGCTCAAATCTTTTAGCTTCCTTACCCTGTCATTTGTACGACGTTCAACTTCCTCAATATCCATTTGATCAGATGATTTTTCGGTATCGAAGCTTAATTTGGGTTTAGATAGTTCTGCTTCCTGATTATCAACCCTACTAACCAAAGTAGGTTCAGTTATCTGAATCTTGTCAATTGGGTTTTCTGATTTCTTTGTAAAATCAATTGGAGGAGGATTTAGGCGAAACGTTATGGTACGCTCTAGTTTTTCCTCTATAGGCTTCATTTTTAATACATTTTCCTGAGTTGACTCTTGCCTATTCCTCATATCATTCGTAGATATAAGTTGGATTTCATCCATTGGATTCTCGGGCTTATCTTCCTTTTTCTTTTCAACCGTTAAAGGATCACGGTTTAAGGGAATAATTATTTTTTTTGCCCGTTCGATATCAGCTTTTGTTCTGGAATCAAATCCTGTTGCGACAATCGTAACACTAATTTTATTTCCAAGAGATTCATCAGTACCATTACCCCAAATAATTTCTGCATTTCTGCCTGCTTCTGTTTGAATATACTCGGTAATTTCCGTAACCTCATCCATTGATATTTCCTCAATGCCTGAGGAGATGTAGAGAAGTATATCACTTGCACCCGCAATATCACTATCATTCAATAATGGAGAGGCAAGAGCAGCTTTCACCGCAACAATAGCCCTGCTTTCGCCTTCAGCGGATGCAGATCCCATCAGTGCTTTTCCACTGTTTTTCATTACTGTTTTAACATCCTCGAAATCAACATTTATATAACCAGTTACAGTAATGATTTCAGCAATTCCCTTTGCAGCTGTTGTTAAAATGTTGTCGGCTTGCGAAAAGGCCTGAGATAATTTCAGGTCACCATGTAACTCACGCAATTTATCGTTGCATACAACAAGTAAAGTATCTACATTTTCGCGCAGATCTTTTATCCCCTGTTCTGCCTGCAGTTTTCTTTTTCTTCCTTCAAAAGAAAATGGAATTGTAACAATCCCTACTGTTAAAATACCCAATTCTTTAGCTACTGCTGCAATAACCGGAGCAGCTCCCGTACCGGTACCGCCACCCATTCCGGCAGTGATAAATAACATTTTGGTATTTTTTTCCAAAAGCGTTTTTATCTCTTCTATTTTTCCTATCGCTGCCTCCTTGCCCACAGATGGGATGGACCCTGCTCCTAATCCATTGTTTCCGATCTGGATTTTTGTTGGGACAGAACTTGTCTCCATTGCCTGAGCATCAGTATTACAGATGATAAAATCTACCCCTTTAATACCTTGATTAAACATGTGAGTTACGGCATTGCTCCCACCACCTCCTACACCAATTACTTTTATTAAAGAAGACTGGTTCTTTGGATGATCAAATTTTATCATTGCGCTATATTTGGTTTCTTAAATTTATGTTTTAATATCCTCTAAAAAAATTGCTAATTTTAATTTTTTCAACAATTATTTTGTTAATTATTATTCTATTCCATCTCGTTCAAACCAATCCTGAATACTCTTTAAAAAGTTAGTAGGCTTGACTTCTTTTTTTGCTTTTTTAGGCGACCACATCAATTTTCTTTTTTCGCCTTTTTCAAACATTTCCCTATCCTTATCTCTCTTATAACGATCAATCCCTACAATCACGAGACCTATACCAGTCGAGTACATCGGGCTTGCCATCTCATCATCTACGTCGTTTGCCAGGTGCTCATTTGGATAGCCAATTCGTGTATCCATGCCGGTAACAAATTCGGTAAGCTGAGAAATATGGCTCAATAATGCACCACCACCGGTGAGAACTATTCCTGCTATAAGTTTCTTTTCATAGCCTGAATTTCTGATTTCGTAATAAATATGCTCCACAATTTCTTCCATACGGGCCTGAATGATGCTGGCTAAATTTTTCAATGAGATTTCTTTTGCCGGACGTCCGCGAAGACCAGGAATTGCTACAATTTCTTCTTCTTTATTCTCACTTGCCAAAGCTGAGCCAAATTTCACTTTTAATTCTTCAGCATGTTTTTTGATAATCGTACATCCCTCTTTAATATCTTCGGTAATAATATCGCCTCCAAAAGGAATCACCGCAGTATGACGAATAATCCCATCCTGGAAGATAGCAATGTCTGTTGTTCCGCCACCAATGTCGACCAAAACTACCCCGGCTTCTTTTTCGTCATCGCCCAGCACTGCTTCAGCAGAGGCAATTGGCTCCAAAATCAGATCAACGACTTCAAGACCAGCTTTTTTAACACACTTGTAAATATTTTTGGCGGCAGCGGTTTGGCCGATGATGATATGAAAGTTGGCCTCCAGCGTATTTCCCAACATCCCAATTGGCTCTTTTACCCCTTGCTCATTATCGATAACGTATTCCTGAGCGATCACATCAATGATTTCTTCGCCGGGGCTCATGTTTAAATTATACATGGAGTTGTTCAGGAAATCTAAATCTTTCTGGCTTATTTCCTCATCACTGTTTTCACGTATAATATTGCCCCGATGTTGCAAACTTTTAATATGTTGTCCTGCAATACCCACATTTACATATTTAATTTCCACACCTGAAGTTTGAGTGGCTTGCTCAACTGCAGTCATAATGGATTGTACCGTATGCTCAATATTAGATACGACACCACGTTTGACCCCTATGGATTCTGTTCTCCCGAATCCAAGTAACTCAATTTTACCTTTGTCGTTTTTACGTCCAACAATGGCAGCAATTTTTGTAGTTCCAATATCTAATCCAACAATGATTTCTGATGTTTCCATATCATTAAATTTTTGTACAAACAACCTGATTTTTAAACTTTATATTTATCATTTCATAAGCATCCCAGCCATTTATAGGCATTCCCTGCTCGTAGAATATCTGAAGCTTATTCAACTTTTCCTCAACATGTTCAGCCTTACCTAACAATATATATTGCTTTCCAAGTTTTGGGATAAGTTCTATTTCTCTATCTTTATTTACATAGATTTGCTCAATTAAGGCACTCAAAAAGGTATCTTTTCGGATAAACTTTACCAATTCAATAATTGGTGCTATTTCTGAGTTTTCAGCTTGATTATTCAGATTTAATCCCTTTTCATTATTTATATCTATACTTTTTAAAAACCCGCTAACAATTACCAATCGCGGAACATACTGTGGACTTAACGGCATGTAACTTCCATAATTATCCACATAAAAACTTCCTCTGGGCATTTCAAGTCTGAAAATTGGCTGCCTTTGCACAATATCGATAATCAATTCACCTTGAATATTTGAATAAACATTGGCACTCCTGATATAAGGATTTTGTGAAAACAGATTTTCAAGTTTCTCAGTACTAATTACGTTGATAGCTACAGAATAAATATCGCCATACGTTGTTTTAACTATTTCCTCAATTTCACTCTTTTCAATAAAAATATCCTGTTCGGGATAATTTATGCTAATTCGCATGCCAATGCATTTCACCTCTTCCTGCTTTAATGAAACGACATAGATCAACACTA includes the following:
- a CDS encoding GatB/YqeY domain-containing protein, whose translation is MSLEEQVNADIKKAMLAKDPKALEALRAVKASLLLVKTGKDSKDGEISKDAEISLLQRLVKQRKESAEIYLNQERQELADVELFQVEVIQKYLPEQISEEEVGRIIEKIIQETGASSMKDMGKVMALASKKLAGKAESKQIASIVKSKLT
- the ftsA gene encoding cell division protein FtsA, which gives rise to METSEIIVGLDIGTTKIAAIVGRKNDKGKIELLGFGRTESIGVKRGVVSNIEHTVQSIMTAVEQATQTSGVEIKYVNVGIAGQHIKSLQHRGNIIRENSDEEISQKDLDFLNNSMYNLNMSPGEEIIDVIAQEYVIDNEQGVKEPIGMLGNTLEANFHIIIGQTAAAKNIYKCVKKAGLEVVDLILEPIASAEAVLGDDEKEAGVVLVDIGGGTTDIAIFQDGIIRHTAVIPFGGDIITEDIKEGCTIIKKHAEELKVKFGSALASENKEEEIVAIPGLRGRPAKEISLKNLASIIQARMEEIVEHIYYEIRNSGYEKKLIAGIVLTGGGALLSHISQLTEFVTGMDTRIGYPNEHLANDVDDEMASPMYSTGIGLVIVGIDRYKRDKDREMFEKGEKRKLMWSPKKAKKEVKPTNFLKSIQDWFERDGIE
- the ftsZ gene encoding cell division protein FtsZ; the protein is MKFDHPKNQSSLIKVIGVGGGGSNAVTHMFNQGIKGVDFIICNTDAQAMETSSVPTKIQIGNNGLGAGSIPSVGKEAAIGKIEEIKTLLEKNTKMLFITAGMGGGTGTGAAPVIAAVAKELGILTVGIVTIPFSFEGRKRKLQAEQGIKDLRENVDTLLVVCNDKLRELHGDLKLSQAFSQADNILTTAAKGIAEIITVTGYINVDFEDVKTVMKNSGKALMGSASAEGESRAIVAVKAALASPLLNDSDIAGASDILLYISSGIEEISMDEVTEITEYIQTEAGRNAEIIWGNGTDESLGNKISVTIVATGFDSRTKADIERAKKIIIPLNRDPLTVEKKKEDKPENPMDEIQLISTNDMRNRQESTQENVLKMKPIEEKLERTITFRLNPPPIDFTKKSENPIDKIQITEPTLVSRVDNQEAELSKPKLSFDTEKSSDQMDIEEVERRTNDRVRKLKDLSIRLKSREDLEKLEREPAYMRRNVELIEPSPSSESLVSKFSLSEPDENDSISLKQNNSFLHDNVD